Within the Populus trichocarpa isolate Nisqually-1 chromosome 14, P.trichocarpa_v4.1, whole genome shotgun sequence genome, the region TTAGGTTTTTGTCTCTTATAACTCTTCCAAGATCTCTCTCGGGACCGGCATCTTCGAATCCGATGAGAGCATAGCTGAAGAAACAAGGAAGTGAATCGCTGTCTTTTATTATCTCTTTAAGAATCCAAGGCGAATGGAGTCTGCAAGAGATCATAAGGAGCCCAAAGAGCATCCAAAGGACATGGCCGATTCGCGTCAAGTCTAGCCCATGGCTTCCCTTTACCACTCCAATGCAAGAGACTAACAGGACCAGGATGCAAATCTCTACAGAGCCCTCTGAAATTATCCCCACCAAGTCCATGTTGATTCCACTTATGATCAACTGGCACTATATCGCCTGCAAAAACTAGCAGGAATGGTGGCAATGAACCCAACTCGTAAATTCTCATTCTCTTCTGTAGTTCCATCCACTCCTCAATCTTTGTCGTGTAATCTCCTTCTCTCCATCGATCAAGATCTATTACCATAACACCAGTATTGAAGTAACAAGGTCTTCTATCCGCAAATGTTAGCGATAGAGAAGGATTGGACCAGAAAGTTGGAGTGAAATACGATGTAAAATTTGCATTGCAGTATTCGGGTGCTGCAAGAACAGATTTTTCACCAAGTGGAGTAGCCGCTAGTTTGGCAATGTCATCGACAAGAACCAGGTCCGAGTCAAGGTATACAACTCGTCGGACGCAGAGAGGTAGGATATTGGCTAGGTAGCTCCGAGCGTAATTCAGAGGGCAATCCAGAGCTGAACGGATTGATGTGGAGATGAGTCCCGACACTGATGAATCGTCGAAAGTGTAGACCCTGAATTTGAGGTAAGGGAAGGAGGATGAGATGGTGGCGCGTAAGAGTGAAGCGTTAGCGGAGGCGGAGGCGACGAAATGGAAAGCTATGTTTTGGGGACACGAAGTGTGTTGCAAAACCGAGAGAATTGCAGCCATGGATCCACGGATGTAGGCTGCGTCTAATGTCATTGCCACATGGACTGCGTGCTCGGAGCAGAAGATGGTGTTATCACCAT harbors:
- the LOC18104995 gene encoding probable galacturonosyltransferase-like 1; the protein is MLMPRLIRKLALLFTLLFLFLSLTTNAAATTTITQQFKEAPQFYNSPECPSIDQDEIDSEAEPDGDNTIFCSEHAVHVAMTLDAAYIRGSMAAILSVLQHTSCPQNIAFHFVASASANASLLRATISSSFPYLKFRVYTFDDSSVSGLISTSIRSALDCPLNYARSYLANILPLCVRRVVYLDSDLVLVDDIAKLAATPLGEKSVLAAPEYCNANFTSYFTPTFWSNPSLSLTFADRRPCYFNTGVMVIDLDRWREGDYTTKIEEWMELQKRMRIYELGSLPPFLLVFAGDIVPVDHKWNQHGLGGDNFRGLCRDLHPGPVSLLHWSGKGKPWARLDANRPCPLDALWAPYDLLQTPFALDS